The DNA window ATTACTCCCAGAAATtggtaattgatttttttttttttgacttcaaATTGAATTCTACATTAGTATATCATGTGCTTTAATTTTCTTCAAGACACCTATTCTATTTGTATTGTGTTATGTGCTCTGCAACGCTTACACAGAAATTTTCAATATTCTATCTGAGTCAAAACATTGATTTAGAAACCTATATGTCCGGGCATGTCTTGGGGAGTCGAAGCTTTAGCCTTGAATACGAAATTACCAATTTAATAGTTAGATTGAAGCTATCTTATGTAGGTCTGACTCCTCGTAATGTGTGTAGCAGAAGTTATGAATTGATGGAGCGTGTGCTCAGAGTGTATATTTATAAGGAAGGGGACAAACCGGTATTTCATCAACCACATCTCAGGGGAATTTATGCTTCTGAAGGATGGTTCATGAAACTGATGGAGGGTAATAGGCAATTTGTTGTTCGGGATCCCAGAAAAGCACACTTATTTTATTTACCATTTAGTTCTCGAAGGCTGCGGAGTGTTCTGTATCAACAGAACTTCACAAGTCATAGGGATTTAGAGAATCATCTGAAGAACTACGTGCATGTTATAGCTAGTAAGTACCGCTTCTGGAACAGAACCAAAGGAGCAGATCATTTTCTAGTTGCTTGCCATGATTGGGTACGTGGTGAATTGTTTATGGCTGGTGGTAGGAATATGAATTAACCTCCATGATGTCATTGATGAATTCAATATCAAACTTGATGCTATTTTCTGGCTGTTAAATTCTCTGGCTACAAGATGATACTTGCACTTGAAATCTAGAACTCTCTAGGAGTTCAAGCTTTTGACTCCTCCAGATTTTTTGGTTCAAGCTTTTGATCCCTTTAGATGTTTTGCATGCATGCATTACCTGTCATCCTGCAACAGTTTGGTGAAAAGCTTTTAGTCCATTTAGGATGGCCATTCTTGTTGATTGTATTGTTGTAACTCAATAAATTATCATCAATGTAGTTACTTCATTTAAGCAAATTCGGCATTTTAACATTTCCCCTTAGCATATGTTTTGAACAGATGGTAAGCTTGTTCCTCAACGaagaaaaattttttgttgTAGGGCCCAGGTTTCACAAGGAATAGTATGGGAAGTTGCATTAGAGCCCTCTGCAATTCCAACATTGCTAGAGGTTTTGAAATAGGGAAGGATGTGTCTCTGCCGGTTACCTACATTCTTTCAGCAGAGAACCCTCTAAAAGACCTTGGAGGGAACCAGCCTTCGGAGAGGCCTACTTTAGCTTTCTTTGCGGGGGGCATGCACGGTTATCTTCGTCCTATCTTGCTACAGTACTGGAAGGACAGAGAGCCAGATATGAAGATATTTGGGCCAATGCCTCGTGATCCTGACGGCAAACAAAGATATAGAGAGTTCATGAAAAGCAGCAAATATTGCATTTGCGCTCGGGGCTACGAGGTGCACACCCCACGGGTTATAGAATCCATATATTATGGATGTATTCCTGTAATCATATCAGATAACTACGTGCCTCCTTTCTTTGAGATTTTGGATTGGGAATCATTTGCCGTCTTTGTATTAGAGCAAGATATCCCAAACTTGAGGAACATGCTTCTCTCGATTCCTGAAAAGAAGTATATAGAGATGCAGAATCGATTAAAGATGGTGCAACGGCATTTTCTCTGGCACAAAGTTCCTGTGAAGTATGACTTATTTTACATGATCCTTCACTCCATCTGGTACAACAGAGTTTTCCAGGTAAAATCTTGATCTTGATGAGGAAGTCCGGATTACTGAAAAAAGGTTTCAGCTGTGGAAAACATCACAGGGACCATACTGCACGAAGCTAGTGATGCAATCCGTGATTaacaagaattttaaaattagCTGATGACATAATCTTGAAGAAAAGCACTATTGCGAAAACCATCCATGAtgacattattattattattattattttcttgtatttttcgtTTTGGCTCCATGGAACTCGTCATTATTGTTTTTTGTATGTTGACATTTTTGTGTTACTTTCAGCAGATAAAAATTCGTCTCACAGATTTGGCCCCTTTTCTGCCGCCCTGCCCCTGGGTACCGTACTTGGGCGTTTGAACTTTCAGTTATTTAGTTACCCTTTACTGATTGCGCGATTCAATTAATTACTAACATTTATCTTGCAAAAAAGtcagccaactttatttaatttACCCATTTGACACTTTTCTTTTTATGATTCTGCGTGTAATAGTCATGTACTATTGGTCTTAGTTCATAAATTAAGCAGATTTCATtcttatcttttcctttttctttttattttattttaatagatTGTCCCTCCCCCTGCAGTCAAGACGAAAGGCCTCCGCACTGCAGCGCCAAATGATTCGAAATCTAAACCCCATCTCAAATTCTAGCATAAGGCCGTTGACCCAATAAATGCCAGCAAGAGTACTTGGTGCTTAAATATTTGCGGTCTTctgctcattttttttttctttttctattttcagTTTATAAGTGGAGAATCTTGAATTCTTTCCATTCTGTCACCCAGTACAACTCAACCATCCCCGCTGACTTGTCAACCAAACTCAAAAGTCCTTTTTTCGGTCGACCAAAATATTAAAGTCGccagattgaaaaaaaaaaatacaacaaactAAATTTATCTTAACAAAAACACAACCAAAGAAAAAAGGGATTTGTCTAATGAGTGTTTAATGAATTTGAATTCAATAAAAAGAGTGTCTACAGTTGAAGGGACATAGTGTGAGCGTATTAAACAGCAGTGTCTATTGATAATTAATTGCAGGATAAATATTTGATTATACAATAATTAACGAGTAGTATAATATAATGTTCAAAATCTAGTAATGGGTGTGTACTACTTTTTACAAGTCAAAACCAAAAGTTTTCTGAAAGCATgaaataagggataatttcacaaacctccgtTGGTCGAGATTTCGGtcgaggtttctgacacttgcatTAACACCCCAtgaggttttaaaaatttcaccgcaatgtaattagttttttttttctattaattATCATTTTTTAAATCCTTGCCACTTATCTCGCCAAGCGTTTAATGTTTAGCGGTGGCCACCGGCCCAAGCTGATAACAAAGGCTGGTAACTGCAACGTAATAAGTTATTTGGGTGTGACAGAGTGAGTCTGCAGTGCTTGCAgcaatatttcaaataaaaaaaaaaaaagaaaagttgcagCCAGAAAGTAGCTCAATAATGGCTACTTCCCGCAGGTCCCAGATGCAGCCAAttcattaaaaattaaaatatcaGCAATAAGCTAAACTTTCGCCATTTGAATATTCTCCTCCTGTAACTATCTTACTCAAGCAAGCAGGAAAATTGCTTAAGATCAATTAATCCAAAAGCattaaataaaaagaagaagaagaagagagctCAAACCAAACGATTATCACAAAGTTCAACGCAAGCAGAGAAAAAATCTTTTTTCGTTTGGTCTTATAACTCTGGATGGATAAGGGCTCTCTGCTACAGAGTCTATACTACTTATCTAATAAGCAAGTACTAATAACAAGGAAATCTAAAGTGTTTTAAAGCCCAAAGTGGTGGTGGGTGGTTACGTTTTCCACTCGAATGCTGTGTACTACTTGTTGTTTCTTGTGGCTGTCTAGCTTAGTTTATTATCAAGGCACagtatcttttcttttcttagctaaACCAGCCAAAGGTCTCTCTTTCTCGAGAACCGACAGTGACGGAAAAACGGCTTCTTGGATTTTGATGCATGTTGCTTCTCCAGGCTAGTGGTACTAGTACTCGAGTTTCTGCTTGCATGGTGGTACCTCTGCTTCCTCTCTCTGCACTCGGATCACGCGCGCCGACTGAGGTACTCCTTTGAGTATAATACAATTCTTGAAGAATTCTGGGCTCCATTTTGCGGTTTAAAACCCCAATCCTTTTGTTTAATGTGTTTAATATACTTGATTTAGtcgtttttatttgtttgttacGCCTTTAGCCTTGAGTCTTGCTGGTTAATGGTGATTCTGTGGTTGGAATTGTGATGGTAGTTGTTTTAGGGGAAGATGGTTGCCAAAAATGCGGCTCATTTTAGGTTCTTTTGATACTCAATTAAGGATCGATTAGGCCATCAAGGTTTCTCATGGTCATAATCAATAAGATCTTTTGCTGGAATAGATTTTAGATATCTAAGTTGACACCCACGGACCCATTCTGAGGTTCTGGATGTTTCAACGTCCAATAGTGccaagcttttcttttctttcattcttcttcttcttttttattggTGTTCTTTGACTAGCTTTTGGCATCCAATAGCAATTTCAAATTTATGTTTTTCAGGCTATAATTAGTAGTTTCAGTTTCTTGATCGCCTCGGCCCATGGTATACTTTTGGctgaatctctaatatgggttaCACTGTCCCTATTCGAAGGATATATCAGTTTGAGAAATGGAAATGGCTATTGATGGTAGGTTTGGTGGCTGCTACTCATTTGTTTTGTCAGTCCCTAATACTTCCTTATGGCAATGCTCTTCTATCTCTTATACCTGACGGAACTGTACATGAGAAGGTCGAGCTTATTTCTAAGCAATCAGCTGCCGGCAAGTCTATGATTCTTGATGATCCTCTTATTGATAATGGGTCAAATTTGGCCAACAAATCTCTACTCACTCGGAGCATCAAACGGGTGGGGCAAACAGATGCCATTGCTGGCAGTCGAGATGACGAAATAATTATGACCGAGGAAACTGAGAAAGAAAATCAAGTTCTTTCTGATAGCAAAGGTATTGATAATGCTGTTGATTTTGTTGAAGATGCCAA is part of the Coffea eugenioides isolate CCC68of chromosome 6, Ceug_1.0, whole genome shotgun sequence genome and encodes:
- the LOC113774630 gene encoding probable glycosyltransferase At3g07620, with product MRNRSQMERMCTVRNQRLFYVVGIITILIILSQILVVPYQNYISVPSHANISLIFSKTILSNISQQTNADVFNGKANDNSASGWDEDALIVQEEEGSHQGHNISTEVGGQTGDYLEKERQLPTQFTSGQGSTSDKIAKMMYLNEPEDNPILEGLETGLEFTEHVKKLKDDVSESLAPGEIANLTKGSIRSVVNFMSPMALTTGLESVADASDTAVPYPAVNISVVRTDKKDLDLESNKQGDSLLQAASLSPKDSSRMFGKPFIKKNNRRTKSISDMTILLHLGSPPANLPRPKWFSARDKELQNARHQIENAPVIRNAPRAYAYLFRNYSMFVRSYELMERVLRVYIYKEGDKPVFHQPHLRGIYASEGWFMKLMEGNRQFVVRDPRKAHLFYLPFSSRRLRSVLYQQNFTSHRDLENHLKNYVHVIASKYRFWNRTKGADHFLVACHDWGPGFTRNSMGSCIRALCNSNIARGFEIGKDVSLPVTYILSAENPLKDLGGNQPSERPTLAFFAGGMHGYLRPILLQYWKDREPDMKIFGPMPRDPDGKQRYREFMKSSKYCICARGYEVHTPRVIESIYYGCIPVIISDNYVPPFFEILDWESFAVFVLEQDIPNLRNMLLSIPEKKYIEMQNRLKMVQRHFLWHKVPVKYDLFYMILHSIWYNRVFQVKS